A single window of Nocardioides baekrokdamisoli DNA harbors:
- the atpD gene encoding F0F1 ATP synthase subunit beta, giving the protein MTATVDTTTVGRIARVIGPVVDVEFPVDAMPAIYNKLESDVTLDGETTTLPLEVAQHIGDGIVRAISLKPTDGLVRGQAVRDTGLPISVPVGDVTLGHVFNATGDVLNLEEGEKYEVTERWGIHRKAPAFDQLESKTQMFETGIKVIDLLTPYVTGGKIGLFGGAGVGKTVLIQEMIARVAKNHGGVSVFAGVGERTREGNDLIVEMKEAGVFDKVALVFGQMDEPPGTRLRVALSALTMAEYFRDVQNQDVLLFIDNIFRFTQAGSEVSTLLGRMPSAVGYQPNLADEMGTLQERITSTRGRSITSMQAIYVPADDYTDPAPATTFAHLDATTELSREIASLGIYPAVDPLTSTSRILDPQYIGQAHYDCAIRIKQILQRNKELQDIIAILGVDELSEEDKTIVSRARRIQRFLSQNTYVAKQFTGIEGSTVPVSETVVAFNKIADGDYDHVAEQAFFMCGGLDDVEKKWAEIQKSL; this is encoded by the coding sequence ATGACTGCAACGGTTGACACCACCACTGTGGGCCGCATCGCCCGCGTTATCGGCCCGGTTGTCGACGTGGAGTTCCCCGTCGACGCGATGCCGGCCATCTACAACAAGCTGGAGAGCGACGTCACGCTTGACGGCGAGACCACGACCCTGCCGCTTGAGGTCGCTCAGCACATCGGTGACGGCATCGTCCGCGCGATCTCGCTGAAGCCCACTGACGGTCTGGTCCGTGGCCAGGCTGTTCGCGACACCGGTCTCCCGATCTCGGTGCCGGTCGGCGACGTGACCCTCGGTCACGTGTTCAACGCGACCGGCGACGTGCTCAACCTCGAAGAGGGCGAGAAGTACGAGGTCACCGAGCGCTGGGGCATCCACCGCAAGGCTCCGGCCTTCGACCAGCTCGAGTCCAAGACCCAGATGTTCGAGACCGGCATCAAGGTCATCGACCTTCTCACCCCGTACGTCACCGGTGGAAAGATCGGTCTGTTCGGTGGTGCCGGTGTCGGCAAGACCGTTCTGATCCAGGAAATGATCGCCCGTGTGGCCAAGAACCACGGTGGTGTGTCGGTGTTCGCCGGCGTCGGTGAGCGTACGCGTGAGGGCAACGACCTCATCGTCGAGATGAAGGAAGCCGGCGTCTTCGACAAGGTCGCCCTGGTCTTCGGTCAGATGGACGAGCCGCCGGGCACGCGTCTGCGGGTGGCGCTGTCGGCGCTGACGATGGCGGAGTACTTCCGCGATGTCCAGAACCAGGACGTCCTCCTGTTCATCGACAACATCTTCCGCTTCACCCAGGCCGGTTCGGAGGTGTCGACCCTTCTCGGTCGTATGCCGTCGGCCGTTGGTTACCAGCCGAACCTCGCGGACGAGATGGGTACGCTCCAGGAGCGCATCACCTCGACCCGTGGTCGCTCGATCACCTCGATGCAGGCGATCTACGTCCCGGCTGACGACTACACCGACCCGGCGCCGGCGACCACCTTCGCCCACCTCGACGCCACCACCGAGCTCTCGCGTGAGATCGCCTCGCTGGGTATCTACCCGGCTGTCGACCCGCTGACCTCGACGTCGCGAATCCTCGACCCGCAGTACATCGGTCAGGCTCACTATGACTGCGCGATCCGGATCAAGCAGATCCTGCAGCGCAACAAGGAGCTCCAGGACATCATCGCCATCCTCGGTGTCGACGAGTTGTCCGAAGAGGACAAGACCATCGTGTCGCGTGCCCGTCGTATCCAGCGCTTCCTGTCGCAGAACACCTACGTCGCCAAGCAGTTCACCGGCATCGAGGGTTCGACGGTTCCGGTGTCGGAGACCGTCGTCGCGTTCAACAAGATCGCGGACGGCGACTACGACCACGTGGCCGAGCAGGCCTTCTTCATGTGCGGCGGTCTGGACGACGTCGAGAAGAAGTGGGCCGAGATCCAGAAGTCGCTCTGA
- a CDS encoding F0F1 ATP synthase subunit gamma — protein MAVSLREYRAKIKSVESTKKITRAMELIAASRIIKAQGRANAAAPYARELTRAVSAVATYSNVNHPLTSEPETSTKAAVLVVTSDRGLAGAYSSSLLREAEGLVELLKSEGKDVSVFVSGRKGEAYYKFRGRPVVKAWTGHSDQPTYDVAKEIGSELISTFLADSGLDGHDEVHIVFTEFKSMLLQLPHAVRLLPLEVVEGAEKPSSGEVLPLYEFEPSAEAVLDGLLPQYVNSRVYYALLQSAASELAARQKAMKSATDNASELIKKYTRIANQARQAGITQEISEIVGGVNALADASAAND, from the coding sequence ATGGCAGTGTCACTGCGTGAATATCGCGCGAAGATCAAGTCGGTCGAGTCGACCAAGAAGATCACGCGCGCCATGGAGCTCATCGCCGCCTCGCGGATCATCAAGGCGCAGGGGCGTGCGAACGCCGCTGCTCCGTATGCCCGTGAACTCACCCGCGCCGTGTCGGCGGTGGCGACGTACTCCAACGTCAACCACCCGCTGACCAGCGAGCCGGAGACGTCCACCAAGGCCGCCGTCCTGGTCGTGACCAGCGATCGCGGTCTGGCCGGTGCGTACTCCTCCTCGCTGCTGCGTGAGGCCGAGGGGCTCGTGGAGCTGCTCAAGTCCGAGGGCAAGGACGTCAGCGTCTTCGTCTCCGGGCGCAAGGGTGAGGCGTACTACAAGTTCCGGGGACGCCCTGTCGTCAAGGCGTGGACGGGTCACTCCGACCAGCCGACGTACGACGTGGCGAAGGAGATCGGCTCCGAGCTGATCAGCACCTTCCTGGCGGACAGCGGTCTGGATGGTCACGACGAGGTCCACATCGTCTTCACCGAGTTCAAGTCGATGCTTCTCCAGCTGCCGCACGCCGTGCGTCTGCTGCCGCTCGAGGTCGTCGAGGGTGCCGAGAAGCCGTCGTCCGGCGAGGTGCTCCCGCTCTACGAGTTCGAGCCGAGTGCTGAGGCGGTCCTCGACGGTCTGCTCCCGCAGTACGTCAACAGCCGCGTCTACTACGCGTTGCTGCAGTCTGCTGCCTCCGAGCTCGCGGCCCGTCAGAAGGCGATGAAGTCGGCGACCGACAACGCGTCCGAACTGATCAAGAAGTACACCCGGATCGCGAACCAGGCTCGCCAGGCCGGCATTACCCAGGAAATCAGCGAGATCGTGGGTGGCGTGAACGCGCTCGCCGACGCCTCCGCTGCCAACGACTGA
- the atpA gene encoding F0F1 ATP synthase subunit alpha, with amino-acid sequence MTDLSIRPDEIRDALAKYVADYKPEAATTEEVGTVAQTADGIARVAGLPSAMANELLQFEDGTLGIALNLDTKEIGVVVLGDFDKIEEGQAVRRTGEILSVPVGDGYLGRVVDPLGQPIDGLGEITAIDGRRALELQAPGVMARKSVHEPLATGIKAIDAMTPIGRGQRQLIIGDRATGKTTVAIDTIINQKENWATGDPSKQVRCIYVAIGQKGSTIAAVRGALEAAGALEYTTIVASPASDSAGFKYLAPYTGSAIGQHWMYDGKHVLIVFDDLTKQAEAYRSVSLLLRRPPGREAYPGDVFYLHSRLLERCAKLSDELGAGSMTGLPIIETKANDVSAFIPTNVISITDGQIFLQSDLFAANQRPAIDVGVSVSRVGGAAMTKAMKAVTGSLKVDLAQFRAMEAFAMFASDLDAASKQQLARGQRLMALLKQPAYSPYAVDKMTVSLWLGTTGRLDPVETADVIKFEQDFLSYLETSKPEILKAIADSLKFEDSTEADLTAAYDHFLPTFEGSHGGIHAGTAHEDPIDGDEVEQETIVKQKRG; translated from the coding sequence ATGACGGACCTGAGCATCCGGCCGGACGAGATCCGCGACGCGTTGGCGAAGTACGTAGCCGACTACAAGCCCGAGGCTGCCACCACTGAAGAGGTCGGCACCGTCGCCCAGACCGCGGACGGCATCGCCCGTGTCGCCGGTCTGCCGTCGGCCATGGCCAACGAGCTCCTGCAGTTCGAGGACGGCACGCTCGGCATCGCCCTGAACCTCGACACCAAGGAGATCGGTGTCGTCGTCCTGGGTGACTTCGACAAGATCGAAGAGGGCCAGGCCGTTCGCCGCACCGGAGAGATCCTCTCCGTCCCCGTCGGTGACGGCTACCTCGGCCGTGTCGTCGACCCGCTCGGCCAGCCGATCGACGGTCTCGGCGAGATCACTGCGATCGACGGCCGCCGCGCCCTTGAGTTGCAGGCCCCGGGCGTCATGGCTCGCAAGTCGGTCCACGAGCCGCTCGCCACCGGCATCAAGGCCATCGACGCGATGACCCCGATCGGCCGCGGCCAGCGCCAGTTGATCATCGGCGACCGCGCCACCGGCAAGACCACGGTTGCGATCGACACGATCATCAACCAGAAGGAGAACTGGGCGACCGGTGACCCTTCCAAGCAGGTTCGCTGCATCTACGTCGCGATCGGCCAGAAGGGCTCGACCATCGCGGCCGTCCGCGGCGCGCTCGAGGCTGCGGGCGCCCTGGAGTACACCACGATCGTCGCCTCGCCGGCCTCGGACAGCGCGGGCTTCAAGTACCTCGCCCCGTACACCGGCTCGGCCATCGGTCAGCACTGGATGTACGACGGCAAGCACGTCCTCATCGTGTTCGATGACCTGACCAAGCAGGCCGAGGCGTACCGCTCCGTGTCGCTGCTGCTCCGCCGTCCGCCGGGCCGCGAGGCGTACCCGGGTGACGTCTTCTACTTGCACTCGCGTCTGCTCGAGCGTTGCGCGAAGCTCTCCGACGAGCTCGGTGCCGGCTCGATGACGGGTCTGCCGATCATCGAGACCAAGGCCAACGACGTGTCGGCGTTCATCCCGACCAACGTCATCTCGATCACCGATGGCCAGATCTTCCTGCAGTCGGACCTGTTCGCGGCCAACCAGCGCCCGGCCATCGACGTCGGTGTCTCGGTCTCGCGAGTTGGTGGCGCGGCCATGACGAAGGCGATGAAGGCTGTCACCGGTTCGCTCAAGGTCGACCTGGCGCAGTTCCGCGCCATGGAGGCGTTCGCCATGTTCGCCTCGGACCTCGACGCCGCGTCGAAGCAGCAGCTTGCTCGTGGTCAGCGCCTGATGGCGCTGCTCAAGCAGCCGGCCTACTCGCCGTACGCGGTCGACAAGATGACGGTCTCGCTGTGGCTCGGTACGACCGGTCGTCTCGACCCGGTCGAGACCGCCGACGTGATCAAGTTCGAGCAGGACTTCCTGTCCTACCTCGAGACGTCGAAGCCGGAAATCCTCAAGGCCATCGCCGACTCGCTGAAGTTCGAGGACTCCACCGAGGCCGACCTGACCGCTGCGTACGACCACTTCCTGCCCACCTTCGAGGGCAGCCACGGTGGCATTCACGCGGGTACGGCCCACGAGGACCCGATCGACGGCGATGAGGTTGAGCAGGAGACCATCGTCAAGCAGAAGCGCGGCTGA
- a CDS encoding F0F1 ATP synthase subunit delta: MVDFRGASAGAVAALTDQLKANGASEGLAGELYSVAGLLRNDPALRRFLADATVAGEAKTGLVAQVFGGKVSPATADLLKGIAEQRWTGAGDVAKAAERLSEIASVLGAGDHRALCDELFVIGRTVNGDAELRNALSEPNRSTADKAGLLSTVFASASPAAQELAKQSLSGSYGTVSKALEAYRRLAAEVNGEGIATVTVAAQLTTEHAARLETALAAIYKRPIHINTVVDSALLGGVKVEIGDDVIDGTIATRLENAGRLLAG, from the coding sequence ATGGTTGACTTCCGTGGTGCGTCGGCTGGTGCGGTTGCCGCGCTGACCGACCAACTCAAGGCCAACGGTGCGTCCGAGGGTCTGGCGGGGGAGTTGTACTCCGTCGCCGGGCTCCTGCGGAACGACCCGGCCCTGCGCCGCTTCCTCGCCGACGCGACTGTGGCTGGCGAGGCCAAGACCGGCCTCGTGGCTCAGGTCTTCGGCGGCAAGGTCAGTCCTGCGACGGCCGATCTCCTCAAGGGCATCGCCGAGCAGCGCTGGACCGGTGCGGGCGACGTTGCGAAAGCCGCCGAGCGGCTCTCGGAGATTGCTTCGGTGCTCGGCGCCGGCGATCACCGCGCGCTGTGCGACGAGCTCTTCGTGATCGGTCGTACGGTCAACGGTGATGCCGAGCTGCGCAACGCGCTCTCGGAACCGAACCGCTCGACCGCCGACAAGGCCGGCCTGCTCTCGACCGTCTTTGCCTCGGCATCGCCGGCCGCGCAGGAGCTCGCCAAGCAGTCGCTGAGCGGCTCGTACGGCACCGTCTCCAAGGCGCTCGAGGCCTACCGCCGTCTGGCCGCCGAGGTCAACGGAGAGGGCATCGCCACGGTCACCGTGGCGGCCCAGCTCACCACGGAGCACGCCGCTCGGCTGGAAACAGCTCTGGCAGCGATCTACAAGCGTCCGATCCACATCAACACCGTTGTCGACTCCGCCCTCCTCGGTGGAGTCAAGGTGGAGATTGGCGACGACGTCATCGACGGCACCATCGCAACCCGGCTTGAGAACGCCGGACGACTTCTCGCTGGCTGA
- a CDS encoding F0F1 ATP synthase subunit B — MIPLESNFLVPDATFIVEVIAFAIILFLLGKFVLPPINKAMEARQEAIRSEFSQLEQAKADAESDKAAYAAQLTEARQEANRIREEARAQGVTIVSAARDQAVAEQARVVDQGKSQLEAERQQAAHSLRSDVGSLATTLAGKIVGESLEDSAVQSRVVERFLADLESTEN; from the coding sequence GTGATTCCGCTTGAGAGCAACTTCCTGGTACCGGACGCCACGTTCATCGTGGAGGTGATCGCATTCGCGATCATCCTGTTCCTGCTGGGCAAGTTCGTCCTTCCGCCGATCAACAAGGCCATGGAGGCGCGCCAGGAGGCGATCCGCTCCGAGTTCTCGCAACTCGAGCAGGCCAAGGCCGACGCCGAGAGCGACAAGGCTGCGTACGCGGCTCAGCTCACCGAGGCGCGTCAGGAGGCGAACCGCATCCGTGAGGAGGCGCGTGCCCAGGGCGTGACAATCGTGAGTGCTGCACGCGACCAGGCGGTCGCGGAGCAGGCGCGCGTCGTCGACCAGGGCAAGAGCCAGCTCGAGGCCGAGCGTCAGCAGGCTGCCCACAGCCTGCGCTCGGACGTCGGCTCGCTGGCGACCACTCTGGCGGGCAAGATCGTCGGAGAGAGCCTCGAGGACAGCGCGGTGCAGAGCCGCGTCGTCGAGCGCTTCCTCGCCGACCTCGAGTCCACGGAGAACTGA
- a CDS encoding F0F1 ATP synthase subunit C — protein sequence MAVTTQMQATTLAGAFIGGGLALGGGAIGAGIGDGLAGSSYIQGVARQPEAQGRLQTIFFLTVGLVEAMFFINLAFMALFVFVLGGK from the coding sequence ATGGCAGTGACGACTCAGATGCAGGCCACCACCCTCGCCGGCGCGTTCATCGGTGGCGGTCTCGCCCTCGGCGGCGGCGCCATCGGTGCGGGTATCGGTGACGGCCTCGCCGGCTCGTCGTACATCCAGGGTGTTGCTCGTCAGCCGGAGGCCCAGGGCCGCCTGCAGACCATCTTCTTCCTGACCGTGGGTCTGGTCGAGGCGATGTTCTTCATCAACCTCGCATTCATGGCCCTGTTCGTCTTCGTCCTCGGCGGCAAGTGA
- the atpB gene encoding F0F1 ATP synthase subunit A: MLPQGIDIHPGVHPRATVLGVTFNADTVWCTIIAGAIVVGLGFWLRAQLTKKTQDHIPTKLQILWETIVGEVSKQVEENLGHMHPFVVPLAVALFFFILIANWLEMIPSEYNKHEVLGQPMHLLAAPTADTNLTYALGILVIVGVWTYGIRQKGLKGYLSHFVQPYPVLLPLNILEELVKPITLALRLFGNIFAGGIMLALIAGLVAWKIGPVPLGGGLAVVMNVVWKLFDMVIGVIQAFIFSLLTVLYFGMAGAKHDDHGDDHTTEHAHELAA, translated from the coding sequence ATGCTTCCGCAGGGAATCGACATCCACCCGGGCGTCCACCCGCGCGCGACCGTCCTCGGCGTCACGTTCAACGCTGACACCGTGTGGTGCACCATCATCGCCGGCGCGATCGTCGTCGGCCTCGGCTTCTGGCTCCGGGCTCAGCTCACCAAGAAGACGCAGGACCACATTCCGACCAAGCTCCAGATTCTCTGGGAGACGATCGTCGGCGAGGTCTCCAAGCAGGTCGAGGAGAACCTCGGCCACATGCACCCGTTCGTGGTCCCGCTTGCCGTGGCGCTGTTCTTCTTCATCCTGATCGCCAACTGGCTCGAGATGATCCCCAGCGAATACAACAAGCACGAGGTCCTCGGCCAGCCGATGCACCTTCTCGCGGCTCCGACTGCGGACACCAACCTCACGTACGCGCTGGGCATTCTGGTCATCGTCGGTGTCTGGACGTACGGCATCCGCCAGAAGGGTCTGAAGGGCTACCTCAGCCACTTCGTGCAGCCGTACCCGGTGCTGCTCCCGCTGAACATCCTGGAGGAGCTGGTCAAGCCGATCACGCTGGCGCTCCGACTCTTCGGCAACATCTTCGCCGGTGGCATCATGCTCGCCCTGATCGCCGGGCTGGTCGCCTGGAAGATCGGTCCGGTTCCGCTCGGTGGCGGCCTCGCCGTCGTGATGAACGTCGTCTGGAAGCTGTTCGACATGGTCATCGGCGTGATCCAGGCCTTCATCTTCTCCCTGCTCACCGTTCTGTACTTCGGCATGGCTGGCGCCAAGCACGACGACCACGGTGACGACCACACAACTGAACACGCACACGAACTCGCTGCCTGA
- a CDS encoding AtpZ/AtpI family protein — translation MPGDSPTFGGRDLLGLGAFLVGAVVGCTALGMWLDSVLHSSPLCAVIGVFVGIALAGFGFAARIRAAMREPIEPWHGGVSNDGDDDDW, via the coding sequence ATGCCAGGTGACTCGCCGACCTTCGGAGGCCGCGACCTTCTCGGTCTTGGCGCGTTCCTCGTTGGTGCCGTCGTCGGTTGTACGGCTCTCGGGATGTGGCTTGATTCGGTCCTTCATTCCAGCCCACTGTGTGCGGTCATCGGCGTCTTCGTCGGCATCGCGCTCGCAGGGTTCGGTTTCGCGGCGCGCATCCGCGCTGCGATGCGCGAGCCGATCGAGCCGTGGCATGGAGGCGTGAGCAATGACGGTGACGATGACGACTGGTGA
- a CDS encoding MraY family glycosyltransferase, producing MRAYLLLFAVAGSVTYLLTVVAREIALRLGAVAKVRDRDVHDEPIPYMGGVAMLGGLAAAYLVARQLPFLAKSQFVLHDAGVVLAAGALICVVGILDDVLELDALTKLGGQLLATAVLIYFNVQYIFFTKADGSQFVLDPAQSALLTGFVVVATINAVNFVDGLDGLAAGVVCIGAVAFFVFCYSLTRINGVDRATTAALLSVALAGACVGFLVHNWNPARLFMGDSGSMLLGLVLSASAVSLSGQFSADQLSTGAYGTHANLLPTLLPIFLPITILIVPIADLVLAVVRRTRAGRSPFAPDKLHLHHRLLEIGHSQRIAVLIMWAWAALIAFGSVLASLYDGPWLWSALGVGLLVTTALTFGLPKLKSSNTA from the coding sequence GTGAGGGCGTACCTCCTGCTCTTCGCCGTCGCCGGCAGCGTGACCTACCTTTTGACCGTGGTGGCGCGCGAGATCGCTCTGCGCCTCGGCGCGGTAGCGAAGGTGCGCGATCGCGACGTCCATGACGAGCCGATCCCCTACATGGGCGGGGTGGCGATGCTCGGAGGACTCGCCGCGGCCTATCTGGTTGCGCGGCAGCTGCCCTTCCTGGCCAAGTCGCAGTTCGTCCTCCACGACGCGGGGGTCGTGCTGGCCGCGGGCGCGCTGATCTGCGTGGTGGGCATCCTCGACGACGTGCTCGAGCTCGACGCCCTCACCAAACTGGGTGGCCAGCTGCTCGCGACTGCGGTGCTCATCTACTTCAACGTGCAGTACATCTTCTTCACCAAGGCCGACGGGTCGCAGTTCGTCCTCGATCCGGCCCAGTCGGCGCTCCTGACCGGCTTCGTCGTCGTGGCCACCATCAACGCGGTGAACTTCGTCGACGGGCTGGACGGTCTCGCGGCTGGCGTCGTCTGCATCGGTGCGGTCGCCTTCTTCGTCTTCTGCTACTCCCTGACCCGGATCAACGGAGTCGATCGAGCCACCACGGCGGCCCTGCTCAGTGTCGCGTTGGCGGGTGCCTGCGTCGGCTTCCTGGTGCACAACTGGAACCCCGCCCGGCTCTTCATGGGAGACAGCGGGTCGATGCTGCTGGGCCTCGTCCTGTCGGCGAGCGCGGTCAGCCTGTCCGGCCAGTTCTCGGCCGACCAGTTGTCCACCGGCGCGTACGGCACTCATGCCAACCTGCTGCCGACCCTGCTGCCGATCTTCCTGCCGATCACGATCCTCATCGTTCCGATCGCGGATCTGGTGCTCGCGGTCGTTCGCCGCACCCGAGCGGGCCGCTCGCCCTTCGCACCGGACAAGCTGCATCTGCACCACCGTCTGCTCGAGATCGGACACTCCCAGCGCATCGCGGTGTTGATCATGTGGGCATGGGCGGCGCTGATCGCATTCGGCTCCGTGTTGGCCAGCCTGTACGACGGGCCGTGGCTCTGGAGCGCACTCGGCGTGGGACTGTTGGTGACCACTGCGCTCACCTTCGGTCTGCCCAAGTTGAAGTCCTCCAACACAGCCTGA
- a CDS encoding L-threonylcarbamoyladenylate synthase, translating to MQYPTESAEQRETALAAAAKALRSGEVVVIPTDTVYGVAADAFKPEAVRALLAAKGRGPSMPPPVLVATAATVDALAVQIPDWARALIAKFWPGPLTLVLHEQSSLMWDLGETKGTVAVRMPDHAIALDLIASVGPIAVSSANTTGRPAATSAADAERMLGDLVTLDAGDSPVGEASTIVDATTSTPRILRLGAISLAQLDEVLVPFGHRLGAAE from the coding sequence GTGCAGTACCCCACCGAGTCCGCTGAGCAGCGGGAGACGGCGTTGGCCGCCGCTGCCAAAGCCCTGCGATCGGGTGAGGTCGTCGTCATCCCGACTGACACCGTGTACGGCGTCGCCGCCGACGCGTTCAAGCCCGAGGCGGTGCGCGCCCTCCTTGCTGCGAAGGGCCGCGGCCCTTCGATGCCGCCGCCGGTCCTGGTTGCCACGGCTGCCACCGTCGATGCTCTCGCGGTCCAGATCCCGGATTGGGCGCGCGCGCTCATCGCGAAGTTCTGGCCCGGGCCGCTGACACTCGTCCTCCACGAACAATCTTCGCTGATGTGGGACCTGGGGGAGACCAAGGGCACCGTGGCGGTACGGATGCCTGACCACGCGATCGCCCTCGACCTGATCGCCTCGGTCGGACCGATCGCCGTCAGCTCTGCCAACACGACCGGGCGCCCCGCCGCCACCAGCGCCGCGGACGCGGAACGCATGCTCGGCGATCTCGTCACCCTCGATGCCGGCGATTCGCCGGTGGGCGAGGCCTCCACGATCGTCGACGCGACGACGAGTACGCCGCGGATCCTGCGTCTCGGTGCCATCTCGCTCGCCCAGCTCGATGAGGTCCTCGTACCGTTCGGCCATCGCCTCGGGGCCGCCGAGTGA
- the prmC gene encoding peptide chain release factor N(5)-glutamine methyltransferase, whose translation MSRPRDLIAAAAGRLAGAGVESPQSDATELLTHVLKVTRSQLTLVDEIDAAAEAEYEALVAQRATRIPLQHLTGVAYFRHVELQVGPGVFIPRPETELLAGWAIDAADPAGRVDAEGGVSRSPIVLDLCTGSGAIAKAVKDECPAAEVHAVELSVDAFAWAEKNLAGIDVDLRQGDAFKAFDDLVGTVDVIACNPPYIPLEAWESVALEARDHDPQIALFSGQDGLDAIRLLELRAAELLRPGGVVGVEHADAQGESAPEVFRATGRWSDVRDHKDLAGRARFLTARLRG comes from the coding sequence GTGAGCCGGCCCCGCGACCTCATCGCCGCCGCCGCCGGACGTCTGGCGGGTGCGGGCGTGGAGAGTCCCCAGTCCGACGCCACCGAATTGCTCACCCACGTCCTGAAGGTGACCCGCAGCCAACTGACACTCGTCGATGAGATCGATGCCGCTGCCGAGGCAGAGTACGAGGCCCTGGTGGCGCAACGGGCGACACGGATCCCGCTCCAGCACCTGACCGGCGTCGCGTACTTCCGTCATGTGGAACTCCAGGTGGGTCCCGGTGTCTTCATCCCGCGGCCCGAGACCGAGCTGCTCGCAGGATGGGCCATCGACGCCGCCGACCCAGCGGGTCGGGTAGACGCCGAAGGCGGCGTATCGAGATCACCGATCGTGCTGGACCTCTGCACGGGCTCGGGTGCCATCGCGAAGGCGGTGAAGGACGAGTGCCCGGCGGCTGAGGTCCACGCTGTTGAGCTCAGTGTGGATGCCTTCGCCTGGGCGGAGAAGAACCTCGCTGGCATCGACGTGGATCTGAGGCAGGGCGATGCCTTCAAGGCGTTCGACGACCTGGTCGGCACGGTCGATGTCATCGCGTGCAATCCGCCGTACATTCCGCTGGAGGCGTGGGAGTCGGTGGCGCTGGAGGCGCGCGACCACGATCCGCAGATCGCGCTCTTCTCCGGGCAGGACGGCCTGGACGCCATCCGCCTGCTCGAGCTCCGAGCTGCCGAGCTTCTCAGGCCCGGGGGTGTGGTCGGGGTCGAGCACGCCGACGCCCAGGGCGAGTCGGCGCCCGAGGTGTTTCGGGCGACCGGCCGGTGGAGCGACGTACGCGACCACAAGGATCTGGCCGGCCGTGCGCGCTTTCTGACAGCGCGTTTGCGAGGATAG
- the prfA gene encoding peptide chain release factor 1, producing MFDAVEGLVAEHGELEGRLGAPETHADARLSKKLNTRYSELSAIIGVYRDWLTFGEDIEAARELAAEDEAFADEVDALVVRRNEAEEKLRRLLVPRDPSDDKDAILEVKSGEGGEESALFAGDLLRMYSRYAEQLGWKVEILDANESDLGGYKSVTVAIKAKGTPEPGQAPYALLKFEGGVHRVQRVPATESQGRIHTSAAGVLVMPEAEQVDVVVDENDLRIDVFRSSGPGGQSVNTTDSAVRITHIPTGTVVSCQNEKSQLQNKEQAMRILRARLLAAAEEAAAAEAGDARRSQVRTVDRSERIRTYNFPENRISDHRTGYKSYNLDQVLNGDLAPIIASCVDADLESRLAALDT from the coding sequence ATGTTTGATGCTGTTGAGGGACTCGTCGCCGAGCACGGCGAACTCGAGGGTCGGCTGGGTGCGCCTGAGACGCACGCAGACGCGCGCCTGTCGAAGAAACTCAACACGCGTTACTCCGAACTCAGTGCGATCATCGGCGTCTACCGCGACTGGCTGACGTTCGGTGAGGACATCGAGGCCGCCCGCGAACTCGCTGCGGAGGACGAGGCCTTTGCCGACGAGGTCGACGCACTCGTCGTGCGGCGCAACGAGGCCGAGGAGAAGCTCCGCCGCCTGCTCGTTCCGCGCGATCCGTCCGACGACAAGGACGCGATCCTCGAGGTGAAGTCGGGGGAGGGTGGCGAGGAGTCTGCGCTCTTCGCCGGCGATCTGCTCCGGATGTACAGCCGGTACGCCGAGCAACTCGGCTGGAAGGTCGAGATCCTCGACGCCAACGAGTCCGACCTCGGCGGTTACAAGTCGGTCACCGTCGCCATCAAGGCCAAAGGCACTCCCGAGCCGGGTCAGGCACCGTACGCGCTGCTCAAGTTCGAGGGCGGCGTGCATCGTGTGCAGCGCGTGCCTGCGACGGAGTCGCAAGGTCGGATCCACACCTCCGCAGCAGGCGTCCTGGTGATGCCCGAGGCCGAGCAGGTCGACGTCGTGGTCGATGAGAACGACCTTCGCATCGATGTCTTCCGGTCGAGCGGTCCCGGCGGCCAGTCGGTCAACACCACGGATTCGGCTGTCAGGATCACCCACATCCCGACCGGGACGGTGGTGAGTTGCCAGAACGAGAAGTCGCAGCTGCAGAACAAGGAGCAGGCCATGCGGATCCTCCGCGCGCGCCTGCTGGCTGCAGCCGAGGAAGCCGCCGCAGCCGAGGCCGGCGACGCCCGTCGCAGCCAGGTGCGTACGGTCGACCGATCCGAGCGGATCCGGACCTACAACTTCCCCGAGAACCGGATCTCCGACCATCGCACCGGCTACAAGTCGTACAACCTCGACCAGGTCTTGAACGGCGATCTGGCACCGATCATCGCCAGTTGCGTCGATGCCGACCTCGAATCGCGCCTCGCGGCGTTGGACACGTGA